Proteins encoded within one genomic window of Leptolyngbya sp. FACHB-261:
- a CDS encoding DUF3370 domain-containing protein: protein MLPFLPTTLFVVPATPVAAPVPTALSVPVSAPQEVLQLQEVRTLPGQLDTVPVFNSNSPEVVQTEGILLSTFPSQSRRHATAHLNSPLQGRFDVFAHHIARTATTADARTLFFGVIIENPSSQPITVEVMQAASYLSTHDAPFIDLPSYLEDPLGRVYAGPGSRAMSDVLRGRRQGNWPSRLVIPAHSRQMLVNLPIPSSNSRSTMMRLWSSAPVYLASLAMYAPLAADGTERVPTLEQWQVLLDEGDLASPRDLPPSPLEAATDPTVSRFFYGRVAGIALGSQWQARITDSPSASALTIPQRGQAFSYGLSTLNRGTLGTGQVQSAPMLVRYPDTAYRAHGNYGVQYNLTLPLHNTTNQTQRVALAIQTPIKEDKLTKQGLRFFEPPDRQVFFRGTVRVRYSDDQGQPQTRYVHIVQRRGEEGQPLVVLNMPAGDRRLLEVDFIYPPDSTPPQVLTVQTLAPEDIASQAIPQPSHPQPNQPQPSP from the coding sequence ATGCTGCCTTTTTTGCCGACGACCTTGTTCGTGGTGCCTGCTACACCTGTGGCTGCACCTGTGCCCACCGCCCTGTCTGTACCTGTGTCTGCGCCTCAGGAAGTTTTGCAGCTTCAGGAGGTGCGCACCTTACCAGGCCAGTTGGATACCGTGCCCGTATTCAACAGCAACAGCCCAGAGGTGGTGCAGACTGAAGGCATTTTGCTTTCTACTTTCCCGTCTCAGTCAAGGCGTCACGCTACTGCGCATCTGAACTCCCCCCTACAGGGTCGGTTCGATGTGTTTGCGCATCACATTGCGCGAACGGCAACAACAGCCGATGCGCGCACGCTATTCTTTGGCGTCATCATCGAGAACCCCAGCTCACAACCGATCACAGTAGAAGTGATGCAGGCGGCCAGCTATCTCAGTACTCATGATGCGCCCTTTATCGATCTGCCATCCTACCTAGAAGATCCGCTGGGCAGAGTCTACGCGGGACCGGGCAGCCGCGCCATGAGTGATGTGCTGCGGGGGCGGCGGCAGGGCAATTGGCCCTCGCGTTTAGTGATCCCTGCTCACAGCCGTCAAATGTTGGTGAACTTGCCCATTCCCAGCTCTAACAGCCGCTCGACCATGATGCGCCTGTGGAGTAGTGCTCCGGTTTACCTGGCCAGCCTGGCAATGTATGCTCCTCTGGCAGCTGACGGTACTGAGCGTGTACCCACCCTAGAGCAGTGGCAAGTCCTACTGGATGAGGGCGATCTAGCCTCCCCGAGAGATTTACCACCCTCGCCTTTAGAAGCGGCGACAGATCCAACGGTGAGCCGGTTTTTCTATGGTCGGGTGGCCGGTATTGCCCTGGGCTCGCAATGGCAGGCGCGGATCACCGATAGCCCTAGCGCCTCAGCCTTGACCATTCCTCAACGGGGTCAGGCATTTTCCTACGGGCTCAGCACTCTGAACCGGGGCACTTTGGGCACGGGCCAAGTGCAGAGTGCGCCGATGCTGGTTCGTTATCCCGATACTGCCTATCGCGCCCACGGCAACTACGGGGTGCAATACAACCTTACATTGCCACTTCACAACACTACCAATCAGACCCAGCGCGTAGCCCTAGCCATTCAAACCCCAATCAAAGAAGACAAACTGACCAAGCAGGGTTTACGCTTCTTTGAGCCCCCTGACCGCCAAGTCTTCTTCCGGGGTACGGTCCGGGTTCGCTACAGCGATGATCAAGGACAGCCTCAGACGCGCTATGTACATATAGTGCAGCGACGCGGGGAAGAGGGGCAGCCATTGGTAGTGCTGAATATGCCTGCCGGTGACCGCCGCTTGCTGGAGGTGGATTTCATTTACCCGCCCGACTCAACGCCCCCTCAGGTGCTCACGGTGCAAACGCTAGCTCCGGAGGATATCGCCTCACAGGCAATACCTCAGCCCAGTCATCCCCAACCTAACCAGCCTCAGCCTAGCCCTTAA
- a CDS encoding N-acetylmuramoyl-L-alanine amidase, whose protein sequence is MDFDLRVITATEWGARAPNGPSTQTTPKYIVVHHTATNNTSRGTLDGAKLFARQLQSDALDNKGWFDSGHNFLNSTGGFLLEGRQGSWAAAQQGKSVRGAHAGTPLGNESPGIENEGNFMVAKMPQAQWDQLVSLCAYLCRSCRLDPNQIVGHREFVATACPGDWLYSQLPTLRQAVRARLKAFETPPQPTPQPTPDPKPTPTPTPNPTPQPPVLQPKELDVLGKVLLAQVPQQMQSYARLSLPFILASLSKYSVVNPDYVAYVIATAEHESHLGRWMEEIADGSQYEGRSDLGNTQPGDGRRYKGRGFVQLTGRVNYQKYTDFLKLDLVNNPTLASDPRVASEILVNGMLKGTFTGYKLSDFGQASGSYDFVRARKIVNALDRAEQIAQRARAYRSVLTGTAGGDKPQPLPPNTKTVYRLLVPRYDNRTLRQARKLAPDAFERTVDGKAYVQVAAYPDLKTAEQKKAQWLADNFPGAVIEAASVSGS, encoded by the coding sequence ATGGACTTTGACCTTCGGGTTATCACCGCAACCGAGTGGGGAGCCCGTGCCCCTAACGGTCCCTCCACACAGACAACGCCCAAATACATCGTCGTCCACCACACTGCCACCAATAACACCTCACGTGGCACGTTAGATGGGGCGAAACTATTTGCACGCCAGCTTCAATCTGACGCTTTAGACAACAAGGGCTGGTTCGATTCGGGCCATAACTTCCTCAACTCCACCGGTGGCTTTCTGCTCGAAGGCCGGCAAGGCTCCTGGGCCGCTGCGCAGCAGGGTAAATCGGTGCGCGGTGCTCACGCGGGGACGCCCCTTGGCAATGAGTCGCCCGGTATTGAGAACGAAGGCAACTTTATGGTTGCCAAGATGCCCCAGGCTCAATGGGACCAACTCGTTAGTCTCTGTGCCTACCTCTGCCGGAGCTGCCGCTTAGACCCGAACCAGATCGTTGGGCACCGGGAATTTGTAGCGACCGCTTGCCCTGGTGATTGGCTCTACAGCCAATTGCCCACCCTGCGCCAGGCAGTACGGGCTCGCCTCAAAGCCTTCGAAACTCCACCTCAACCAACACCCCAACCAACGCCGGATCCGAAGCCCACCCCAACTCCTACTCCCAACCCAACTCCCCAACCCCCAGTCCTCCAGCCTAAAGAACTGGATGTGCTGGGCAAAGTCTTGCTGGCTCAGGTGCCCCAGCAGATGCAGTCCTATGCCAGGTTGAGCTTGCCGTTTATTCTGGCGTCGCTGTCGAAGTACAGCGTCGTTAACCCCGACTACGTTGCCTATGTGATTGCCACAGCCGAGCACGAGTCTCACCTGGGTCGTTGGATGGAAGAGATCGCCGATGGTAGCCAATATGAGGGCCGCAGCGACTTAGGCAATACGCAACCAGGTGATGGCAGACGCTATAAGGGGCGTGGCTTTGTACAACTGACAGGACGCGTGAACTATCAGAAGTACACCGACTTTCTAAAGCTGGACCTGGTTAATAATCCGACTCTCGCCTCTGATCCCCGCGTGGCCTCGGAAATTCTAGTCAATGGCATGCTCAAGGGCACCTTCACGGGCTACAAGCTCAGCGACTTCGGCCAGGCTTCTGGCAGTTACGACTTTGTTCGGGCCCGCAAAATTGTCAATGCGCTAGACCGAGCCGAGCAGATCGCTCAGCGGGCTCGGGCCTACCGCAGTGTGCTGACAGGAACGGCAGGAGGCGATAAGCCTCAACCTCTGCCGCCCAACACCAAGACGGTCTACCGGTTGCTAGTGCCCCGCTACGACAACCGCACACTACGACAGGCAAGGAAGTTGGCTCCTGACGCCTTTGAGCGCACGGTTGACGGCAAGGCTTACGTTCAAGTTGCTGCTTACCCAGACCTAAAAACTGCCGAGCAGAAAAAGGCGCAGTGGTTAGCGGACAACTTTCCAGGAGCCGTGATTGAAGCTGCCTCTGTTTCCGGTTCCTAA
- a CDS encoding glycosyltransferase family 4 protein: MPSGMFPVEYDGLASTQSVRKGVVRMEFKAEEGCIEAPDSEGVQSTASIHKRWAQTQPKTIQQNLTIITQFFPPDFAATGQLIYELALELAKLGIRVRVFAGQPGYAYDEDWAPAQEELVRNAPGSVKLRRTRAARLSPKRIRGKTINGLLFFIRAGLHLLRHQRYQGQLLLTSAPAYLPILGWLLNRLCDRPYAILIYDLYPDVAVQLGVVSEQHGLVRLWHWLNRQVWREAKNIIVLNTAMRDRLIQRCPECSPRITTIHNWADPDYIKPLPKTKNWFAQLHGLEREFTVLYSGNMGRCHDLETLLEAMALLADEPVRFVFIGDGAKAGRVREAIEQCHSGRCLWLPYQQRTALPYSLTCGDLSVVSLIPGVEGAVVPSKLYAMLAAGRPIAAICEPGSYLRELVQMSGCGRAFDNGDAASLAQYILALMHNPSESRRLGQAARTYLLRHFTPQQSARRYFEALHANLGAD; the protein is encoded by the coding sequence ATGCCAAGCGGGATGTTTCCGGTTGAGTATGACGGGCTTGCTTCTACCCAAAGTGTGCGCAAAGGAGTGGTTCGGATGGAGTTCAAGGCTGAGGAGGGGTGCATTGAGGCCCCTGACAGTGAGGGAGTGCAATCCACTGCCTCGATTCATAAGCGTTGGGCACAAACTCAGCCCAAGACTATCCAGCAAAACTTGACCATCATTACTCAGTTTTTTCCACCCGATTTTGCTGCAACCGGACAACTGATCTATGAGTTAGCACTTGAGTTAGCCAAGCTTGGCATTCGGGTGCGGGTGTTTGCGGGACAACCTGGCTATGCCTACGATGAGGACTGGGCTCCCGCTCAGGAAGAATTGGTCCGCAACGCACCAGGCAGCGTTAAATTACGTCGTACTCGGGCAGCACGGCTATCGCCCAAGCGCATTCGGGGCAAGACGATCAACGGCTTGCTGTTCTTTATTCGGGCTGGTCTCCATCTGTTGCGGCACCAGCGCTATCAGGGCCAATTGCTGCTGACTTCTGCCCCTGCTTATTTGCCGATTCTGGGCTGGCTACTTAATCGGTTATGTGACCGACCTTACGCTATCTTGATTTACGACCTTTACCCAGATGTGGCCGTGCAACTGGGAGTGGTGTCTGAGCAGCACGGGTTGGTGAGACTGTGGCACTGGCTGAACCGCCAGGTTTGGCGCGAGGCCAAGAACATCATTGTGTTAAATACCGCGATGCGGGATCGGCTGATTCAACGCTGCCCTGAGTGCAGCCCGCGGATCACAACCATCCATAACTGGGCCGACCCAGACTACATCAAACCGTTGCCCAAGACTAAGAATTGGTTTGCTCAGCTGCATGGGCTGGAGCGGGAGTTCACCGTGCTCTACTCCGGCAACATGGGGCGCTGTCACGACCTGGAAACGCTTTTAGAAGCGATGGCGCTCTTGGCCGATGAGCCGGTGCGCTTTGTCTTTATCGGCGATGGGGCTAAAGCAGGGAGAGTCCGCGAGGCGATTGAGCAATGCCACTCGGGGCGCTGTTTGTGGTTGCCCTACCAGCAGCGAACTGCCTTACCCTACTCGCTAACCTGCGGTGATCTTTCGGTGGTGAGTCTAATTCCTGGGGTGGAAGGGGCAGTGGTTCCCAGCAAACTCTATGCCATGCTTGCCGCCGGTCGTCCGATTGCTGCCATTTGTGAGCCCGGTTCTTATCTACGAGAATTGGTGCAGATGAGCGGTTGTGGACGTGCCTTCGATAATGGTGATGCGGCTAGCCTAGCCCAGTACATTCTCGCGTTAATGCACAATCCCAGTGAGTCACGACGCCTTGGTCAGGCCGCCCGAACCTACCTGCTCAGGCACTTTACCCCTCAACAAAGTGCGCGTAGGTACTTCGAAGCATTGCACGCTAATCTAGGGGCAGACTAA
- a CDS encoding TIGR03960 family B12-binding radical SAM protein yields the protein MPVPVEQLITPEILKPARYLGNELGAVHKPWNEATVRWCLTYPEIYEVGASNLGHIILYNILNTQPRQLCDRAYLPAADLAAKLRETGTPLFAVESKRSLLDFDILGFSLSYELGATNILEMLDLAGVPLTWQARTLGVGASEKEQLSPYPLIFAGGPTATSNPEPYVDFLDFIVLGDGEEVLPEIGLVLEEGKQAGLTREALLLDLAQVPGVYVPRFYDMRPDGSVVPNRSDVPERILRRVAAPMPEYSIGLVPYVQTVHDRLAIEVRRGCTRGCRFCQPGMLTRPARDVEPEAVVDAIEKGMRATGYNEFSLLSLSCSDYLALPAVGMEIKNRLKDQNISLSLPSQRVDRFDENIANIIGGTRQSGLTFAPEAGTQRLRDVINKGLTNEELLRGVKTAYEQGWDKVKLYFMIGLPGETDVDVIGIAETIHWLQRECYAPNRKRLNVTITISNFTPKPHTPFQWHSVSTEEFERKQELLKAEFRRLRGVKVNFTDVRISAMEDFVGRGDRRLGPVVQRAWELGAGMDSWWESLDRAFGAWSQAIAEAGLPWKLPAPSLEDDLPWDHLDTGIDKQWLKEDYQRALNEAIVPDCSFEGCSHCGVCGTEFGHNIVLEAPPIPQFEGHFKPETARVQRLRLAFGKRGSMALVSHLDLVRLFDRVMRRAALPIAFTGGFHPSPRIAIASALALGATSNGEIADFELTRRVDPDQFLTAIKAQLPEDLPAFSVSEIPLAAPSATQALQKAEYQLTVSSEQPVSWSELIDRVRAAESLPLEMTNKKGKTYIAEMRDRLFELDCLTSDSNSADNQATVHYIGSLLNDGTTLRPEQLVTILGQFAEAELDLVQVHRQRLLLDA from the coding sequence ATGCCCGTTCCTGTTGAGCAACTAATCACCCCTGAAATTCTCAAGCCTGCCCGCTATCTGGGTAATGAGTTAGGGGCTGTGCATAAGCCCTGGAACGAAGCAACGGTGCGCTGGTGCCTCACCTACCCAGAAATCTATGAAGTTGGGGCGTCCAATCTGGGCCACATCATTCTCTACAACATTCTCAATACCCAGCCACGTCAGCTCTGCGACCGAGCTTATCTACCAGCTGCGGATTTGGCTGCGAAGTTACGCGAAACAGGCACACCACTGTTCGCCGTGGAGTCTAAGCGCTCGCTCTTGGACTTCGATATTCTGGGCTTTAGTCTGAGCTACGAGTTGGGAGCCACCAATATTCTGGAAATGCTGGATCTGGCAGGCGTTCCCTTAACCTGGCAGGCCCGCACTCTGGGTGTAGGGGCATCTGAGAAAGAGCAACTTAGCCCGTATCCCCTGATTTTTGCGGGGGGACCGACGGCGACCTCCAATCCTGAACCTTATGTAGACTTTCTCGATTTCATCGTGCTGGGCGATGGCGAGGAGGTTCTGCCAGAGATTGGCCTGGTGTTGGAAGAAGGCAAGCAGGCCGGACTGACGCGCGAAGCCCTGTTGCTGGATCTGGCTCAGGTGCCTGGGGTTTATGTGCCTCGGTTTTACGACATGCGCCCAGATGGTTCAGTCGTGCCCAATCGGTCCGATGTACCAGAGCGGATCCTGCGTCGAGTGGCGGCACCGATGCCAGAGTATTCGATTGGCCTAGTGCCCTACGTGCAAACGGTCCATGATCGTCTGGCAATTGAAGTGCGGCGCGGCTGCACCCGTGGCTGCCGCTTCTGCCAACCGGGGATGCTCACCCGTCCGGCCCGAGATGTGGAGCCGGAGGCAGTGGTTGACGCGATTGAAAAGGGCATGCGAGCCACGGGCTACAACGAGTTCTCGCTGCTGTCGTTATCCTGCTCGGATTACCTGGCCCTGCCTGCGGTGGGCATGGAGATCAAGAACCGACTCAAGGACCAAAACATTTCGCTGTCCTTACCCAGCCAGCGAGTTGATCGCTTCGATGAAAACATCGCCAATATCATTGGTGGCACGCGGCAGTCGGGTCTGACGTTTGCGCCCGAAGCCGGGACGCAGCGCCTACGCGATGTGATCAACAAAGGCTTGACCAACGAGGAACTGCTGCGAGGCGTGAAGACGGCCTATGAGCAGGGCTGGGATAAGGTCAAGCTCTACTTCATGATCGGGTTGCCCGGTGAAACTGATGTCGATGTTATTGGCATCGCTGAGACGATTCATTGGTTGCAGCGCGAATGTTACGCACCCAATCGCAAGCGGCTGAATGTCACGATCACGATCTCTAATTTCACCCCCAAACCGCACACTCCTTTCCAATGGCACAGCGTTTCAACTGAGGAATTTGAGCGCAAACAAGAGTTGCTCAAAGCAGAATTCCGTCGGCTAAGAGGCGTGAAGGTGAATTTCACCGACGTTCGCATCTCGGCCATGGAAGACTTCGTGGGTCGCGGCGACCGGCGACTGGGGCCGGTCGTACAGCGAGCCTGGGAGTTGGGTGCAGGCATGGATTCCTGGTGGGAGAGCCTGGACCGAGCTTTTGGAGCCTGGTCCCAAGCCATTGCCGAAGCTGGGTTGCCCTGGAAGTTACCGGCACCCTCCCTAGAAGACGATCTGCCCTGGGACCATCTGGATACTGGCATCGACAAGCAGTGGCTCAAGGAAGACTACCAGCGAGCCCTGAACGAGGCAATTGTGCCAGATTGCTCGTTTGAAGGTTGCTCCCACTGTGGTGTCTGTGGCACCGAGTTTGGTCACAACATTGTGCTGGAGGCACCGCCCATTCCTCAGTTTGAGGGGCACTTCAAGCCAGAAACTGCTAGAGTTCAGCGCCTGCGCTTAGCCTTTGGCAAGCGGGGTTCGATGGCTCTGGTCAGCCATTTAGATCTGGTGCGTTTGTTTGACCGGGTGATGCGGCGGGCAGCCTTGCCCATTGCCTTCACTGGCGGTTTTCATCCGAGCCCACGCATTGCAATTGCCAGTGCGCTGGCTTTAGGCGCTACTAGTAACGGGGAAATTGCCGATTTTGAATTGACTCGTCGCGTTGACCCCGATCAGTTCCTAACTGCGATCAAGGCTCAACTGCCAGAGGATTTACCGGCGTTCTCAGTCAGTGAAATTCCGCTAGCTGCTCCATCAGCAACGCAGGCCTTGCAAAAGGCAGAATACCAATTGACAGTGAGCAGCGAGCAGCCAGTGAGCTGGTCGGAGCTAATCGATCGAGTAAGAGCAGCCGAGTCATTGCCTTTAGAAATGACCAACAAAAAAGGCAAGACTTACATCGCTGAAATGCGCGACCGCCTGTTTGAACTGGACTGCTTAACTTCAGATTCAAATTCAGCAGACAATCAGGCTACTGTGCATTACATCGGCAGTCTGCTCAACGACGGCACTACCTTGCGCCCCGAACAGTTAGTCACGATCCTGGGTCAGTTTGCCGAGGCTGAATTAGATCTGGTTCAAGTGCATCGTCAGCGTTTGCTCCTTGACGCCTAG
- a CDS encoding glycosyltransferase encodes MKVLHVIPSISPLLGGPSRVVLELVRSLRGQGVEAEIVTTNDHGPDLLDVPLAQRIEYEQVPIWFFSPLSPRLKEFIISPGLTRWLWQNLRNYDLVESHYLFSYAPTCAGIIARRQRIPYTVRTMGQLTSWALAQSQLKKQIYTALIERHNLNCAAAIHCTSEGEAQDVRRLGIRSPTITVPLGVDPTQPIPEAKQQLRQRYGIDQQTPIVLFLSRLHHKKRPDLLLQALAQLAQKNYDFHLILAGSGETSYLEYLEKMVRELDLVKRTTLPGFVAGPEKDLVLQGSDLFVLPSFSENFGVAIAEAMSAGLPVIVTPGIQISPAIAEAEAGLVVDGNLEQLVPALAQLLSSAALREKLGENGKQLVQNEYSWQTIAHDLAEIYTKIVEKRFTPT; translated from the coding sequence ATGAAAGTTTTGCATGTCATTCCCTCGATCAGTCCACTATTGGGAGGGCCATCCCGAGTTGTCCTGGAGCTAGTTCGGTCCCTTCGCGGTCAAGGAGTAGAGGCCGAGATTGTGACAACCAATGATCACGGTCCAGACTTACTCGATGTTCCCCTTGCGCAGCGGATTGAGTATGAACAGGTGCCGATCTGGTTTTTTTCGCCTCTGTCTCCACGTCTAAAAGAATTCATTATTTCGCCGGGCCTTACCCGCTGGCTTTGGCAGAATCTGCGCAACTACGACCTTGTCGAAAGTCACTATCTCTTTTCCTACGCACCGACTTGTGCTGGTATCATTGCCCGACGGCAACGGATTCCCTACACGGTCCGCACAATGGGGCAACTAACTTCTTGGGCTTTGGCTCAAAGCCAGTTAAAAAAGCAGATCTATACGGCCTTGATTGAGCGACACAATCTCAACTGTGCGGCTGCAATTCACTGTACTTCTGAAGGAGAAGCACAGGACGTGCGCCGCTTAGGGATCCGTTCTCCCACGATTACAGTGCCTCTGGGAGTTGATCCAACTCAACCTATCCCTGAAGCTAAGCAACAGTTGCGACAGCGCTACGGGATCGATCAGCAGACCCCGATTGTTCTATTTCTCTCGCGTTTGCATCACAAAAAGCGGCCCGATCTGCTTTTGCAAGCACTAGCACAACTCGCTCAGAAAAACTATGATTTCCATCTTATCTTGGCAGGTTCAGGCGAGACAAGTTATCTAGAATACCTAGAGAAAATGGTGCGTGAGCTTGATCTGGTCAAGCGAACAACTCTGCCTGGCTTTGTTGCAGGTCCAGAGAAGGATTTAGTTTTGCAGGGCTCTGACTTATTTGTGTTGCCTTCATTCTCAGAAAACTTTGGTGTGGCAATTGCAGAGGCAATGTCAGCGGGGTTACCAGTGATCGTTACACCTGGAATTCAGATCTCACCTGCTATTGCCGAGGCGGAGGCGGGCCTGGTTGTAGATGGAAATCTAGAACAATTGGTGCCTGCCCTTGCCCAACTTTTGAGTTCTGCTGCGCTGCGAGAAAAGCTGGGTGAAAACGGTAAGCAACTGGTGCAGAACGAGTATTCTTGGCAAACTATTGCCCACGATTTAGCTGAGATCTATACCAAAATTGTTGAAAAACGCTTTACCCCTACATAG
- a CDS encoding glycoside hydrolase family 13 protein — MPEVQTQLLQTQPIHTPNWVKHAVFYQIFPDRFGRSPRRTQLTALESWEGPPTLQGYKGGDLLGVAEKLDYFKDLGVNAIYFTPIFQSASNHRYHTHDYYQVDPMLGGNEAFMELLEAAHQRDIKVVLDGVFNHASRGFFYFHDILENGPYSPWLDWFVIHGWPLSAYDGSKPANYDCWDENRALPRFNTDNPEVREYIMRIAEHWIKVGIDGWRLDVPFCITTPGFWQEFRERVKAINPEAYIVGEVWRDAREWLDGSQFDGVMNYLFTAPTIAFTGGDRVILETVKDRSYEPYPALDAKGYAQKIAALLELYPWEIQLTQLNLLASHDTARLLSIVDGDAASVELATLLLLTFPGAPSIYYGDEVGLLGALDPDSRRSFPAPDQWNQDVLAYHRKLIALRHEHPALRTGSYHTLYAEGDVYCFTRILDNDRLLIAVNVGLEAQSASVQVAPELQTLQPLYGPGQAQLMSEGQWQLTLPPRTGLILGT; from the coding sequence GTGCCTGAGGTGCAAACGCAGTTGCTGCAAACGCAGCCCATCCACACACCCAATTGGGTTAAGCATGCGGTGTTCTATCAAATTTTCCCTGACCGTTTTGGGCGCAGTCCGCGTCGGACGCAGCTTACGGCCCTAGAAAGTTGGGAAGGTCCACCAACTTTACAAGGCTACAAAGGTGGCGATTTGTTAGGTGTTGCTGAGAAACTAGACTACTTTAAGGATCTAGGCGTCAACGCCATTTACTTTACGCCGATTTTTCAATCTGCTAGTAATCACCGCTATCACACTCATGATTACTATCAAGTTGATCCCATGTTGGGCGGCAACGAAGCCTTCATGGAATTACTAGAAGCAGCCCATCAACGCGATATTAAGGTTGTCCTAGATGGCGTGTTCAATCATGCCAGCCGAGGTTTTTTTTACTTCCACGATATTTTAGAAAACGGTCCTTATTCGCCCTGGCTGGACTGGTTCGTCATCCATGGTTGGCCGTTATCAGCCTACGACGGCTCGAAACCAGCTAACTACGACTGCTGGGACGAAAACCGAGCATTGCCTCGTTTCAACACCGACAATCCTGAGGTGCGCGAGTACATCATGCGCATCGCTGAGCACTGGATCAAAGTCGGTATTGACGGCTGGCGGTTAGACGTGCCCTTCTGCATCACCACGCCCGGCTTCTGGCAAGAGTTTCGCGAGCGGGTTAAGGCGATTAACCCTGAAGCTTATATCGTCGGCGAAGTCTGGCGCGATGCACGTGAATGGCTAGATGGCAGCCAATTTGATGGCGTGATGAATTACTTGTTTACCGCACCCACAATTGCCTTTACAGGGGGTGATCGGGTGATTCTCGAAACTGTCAAGGACCGTAGCTACGAGCCTTATCCTGCGCTGGATGCCAAAGGCTATGCCCAAAAAATTGCTGCCCTCCTAGAGCTATATCCCTGGGAGATTCAGCTTACGCAACTCAACTTGCTGGCCAGCCATGACACCGCTCGTCTGCTGAGCATTGTTGACGGCGATGCAGCCTCAGTGGAACTGGCTACGCTGCTGCTGTTGACCTTTCCGGGTGCCCCCAGCATCTACTACGGCGATGAAGTGGGTCTCTTGGGTGCTCTAGATCCCGATTCGCGCCGCAGCTTTCCGGCTCCGGACCAGTGGAACCAGGATGTTTTGGCGTATCACCGTAAGCTGATCGCACTGCGTCACGAGCACCCAGCGCTGCGGACTGGCAGCTACCACACGCTCTACGCTGAAGGCGATGTCTACTGCTTTACTCGAATTTTGGACAACGATCGGCTGCTGATCGCAGTAAATGTGGGCCTGGAGGCGCAGAGTGCCAGCGTTCAGGTAGCCCCTGAATTGCAAACCCTGCAACCGCTCTACGGTCCAGGCCAAGCTCAGCTGATGTCGGAAGGGCAGTGGCAGCTAACCCTGCCACCCCGGACTGGTCTGATTTTAGGAACCTGA